In Bacillota bacterium, the genomic window AGTAGTAATAGTAGTAGTTATACTTGGCGTAGCTGGTGCTGCTTATGCCGCAACAGCAAAGACACCTGCAGAAATTGCATCGGGATTGACAGGAAAAGCTATTGAGGATCTCTACAAGGAGCGTGCTGCAGGAAAGACTTACGGCACCATTGCAAAAGAAGCCGGAAAACTAGAGGAATTCAAGGAACAAATGCTGGAACAGAAGAAAGCAATTCTTGACCAGCGTGTAGAGGATGGAAAGCTTACTCAGGAACAGGCCGATGAAATCTATGATTCTATCAAAAACAACCAGGCTGCATGTGATGGAACAGGGAATGCCGGAATTGGTAAAAAATATGGAGCGGGTTTCGGCCAGTGCAGCGGTATAGGCAATAGTATTGGCAAAGGTGGAGAAATACGCAATGGCAGTGGATTTGGCGGTAGAATGGGAGTTGGTAGAGGTCAAAACAGGTAGAGAGCTCTCTAATGTTTAAAGGTTTTAGAAAAATATAGCTTTTATTTGAACAAAAATAAAACCACAAAGGATGCTGTAAAGAACAGCTCTTTTGTGGTTTTTATCGTATATTAATTTATAAACATCCTAAATAATGTTAGATGTTATGTTTGATGGTAGA contains:
- a CDS encoding DUF2680 domain-containing protein, which produces MKNLKRIIVVVIVVVILGVAGAAYAATAKTPAEIASGLTGKAIEDLYKERAAGKTYGTIAKEAGKLEEFKEQMLEQKKAILDQRVEDGKLTQEQADEIYDSIKNNQAACDGTGNAGIGKKYGAGFGQCSGIGNSIGKGGEIRNGSGFGGRMGVGRGQNR